One Nicotiana tomentosiformis chromosome 4, ASM39032v3, whole genome shotgun sequence genomic window carries:
- the LOC104110449 gene encoding monooxygenase 1-like, which translates to MEPGGCEEMHEIVIVGGGLCGLATALALHKKGLKSVVLEKSETLRAAGAAIGVLPNGWRALDQLGVGSHLRSTSLPLQGTRMTWIDEGKEQYTHNKNIGEVRCLKRSDIVETFADALPPKTIRFGCEIASVEMDPLTSLPCIVLSNGKRIGAKILIGCDGSRSVVSSFLGVKPTKTFRISAIRGLTSYPNGHSFPLEFVRLISGQTKFGRLPINDKLVHWFINVHHGTDSKFPQEPELIKQRALEATSDHPKDVQEIIEGCDLDSLSFTHLRYHKPWDLMLGNFREKTVTVAGDAMHVMGPFLGQGGSAGIEDAVVLARNLAKTLKGGFDHEKVGEALDQYIKERRMRVVKLATQAYLTALLIENRPILTKFIVIAVMALFFKNPNAHVEYDCGHL; encoded by the exons ATGGAGCCAGGTGGTTGTGAAGAAATGCACGAGATAGTCATAGTGGGTGGTGGCCTTTGTGGCCTTGCTACGGCCCTTGCTTTGCACAa GAAAGGGCTAAAGAGTGTTGTGTTAGAGAAATCAGAAACGCTAAGAGCAGCAGGAGCAGCAATAGGTGTATTGCCTAATGGATGGAGGGCATTGGATCAGCTTGGTGTTGGTTCTCACCTAAGATCTACTTCTCTACCTCTTCAAGG GACTCGAATGACATGGATCGACGAGGGCAAAGAACAATACACACATAACAA GAACATTGGGGAGGTTCGCTGTCTGAAAAGGAGCGATATAGTCGAAACATTTGCTGATGCTTTGCCTCCGAAGACAATACGTTTTGGATGTGAAATTGCGTCAGTGGAAATGGATCCTCTCACTTCATTACCATGCATTGTACTATCTAATGGAAAGCGTATTGGTGCCAAG ATTTTGATCGGGTGTGATGGATCGAGGTCAGTAGTGTCAAGTTTCCTTGGGGTAAAGCCTACCAAAACTTTTCGTATCTCTGCAATCAGGGGTTTAACGAGTTATCCAAATGGTCACTCATTTCCTCTCGAATTTGTCCGCCTCATAAGTGGTCAAACTAAATTTGGAAGATTACCGATCAATGATAAGTTGGTCCATTGGTTTATTAATGTTCATCACGGAACAG ATTCCAAATTTCCACAAGAGCCAGAGCTTATCAAACAAAGAGCCCTGGAGGCAACAAGTGATCATCCAAAAGATGTACAAGAAATAATAGAGGGATGTGACCTGGATTCTCTATCTTTCACTCACTTGAGATATCACAAACCATGGGACTTGATGCTTGGAAATTTTCGCGAAAAGACAGTAACGGTTGCTGGAGATGCAATGCATGTGATGGGTCCATTTCTTGGCCAGGGAGGTTCGGCAGGAATAGAAGATGCAGTGGTTCTTGCAAGAAACTTGGCAAAGACATTAAAGGGAGGTTTTGATCATGAAAAAGTTGGAGAGGCACTGGATCAGTATATAAAAGAGAGGAGAATGAGGGTGGTAAAACTGGCAACACAAGCTTATCTTACTGCCCTTCTTATTGAGAATAGACCAATACTGACAAAATTTATTGTCATAGCTGTGATGGCCCTTTTCTTCAAAAACCCAAATGCTCATGTGGAATATGACTGTGGTCACctttga